A window of Garra rufa chromosome 16, GarRuf1.0, whole genome shotgun sequence contains these coding sequences:
- the clic2 gene encoding chloride intracellular channel protein 2, with protein MALRQDSDKEPRIELFIKAGHDGENVGNCPFCQRLFMVLWLKGVKFTVTTVDMRKKPEELKDLAPGTNPPFLLYNGTLKTDFIKIEEFLETTLAPPRYPHLSPRYKESFDVGADIFAKFSAFIKNSPNNAFHEKALLREFKRLDDYLNTPLQDELDQNVSVSKRKFLDGSRLTLADCNLLPKLHVIKVAAKKYCSFEIPPQLTGVWRYLQSAYEREEFSQTCPADIEIEKAYLSVAKRN; from the exons ATGGCACTCAGACAAGACTCAGATAAAGAACCAAGAATCGAGCTCTTCATAAAG GCTGGTCATGATGGAGAGAATGTGGGGAACTGTCCCTTCTGCCAGAGACTCTTCATGGTTCTTTGGCTGAAAGGAGTCAAGTTCACAGTAACCACTGTTGACATGAGGAA GAAGCCAGAAGAGCTAAAAGACTTAGCTCCGGGTACCAACCCTCCTTTCCTCCTGTACAATGGCACACTAAAGACCGACTTCATTAAGATCGAAGAGTTCCTGGAGACCACCCTCGCCCCTCCCCG CTATCCTCATCTCAGCCCCCGCTACAAAGAGTCTTTTGATGTTGGTGCTGACATTTTTGCCAAGTTCTCCGCCTTCATCAAGAACAGCCCAAACAATGCTT TCCACGAAAAAGCCTTATTGAGGGAGTTTAAGCGCCTGGATGACTATCTGAACACTCCGCTTCAGGATGAGCTGGATCAAAACGTCAGCGTATCCAAAAGAAAGTTTCTTGATGGCAGCCGCTTGACACTGGCAGACTGCAACTTGTTACCAAAGCTTCATGTTATCAAG GTTGCTGCCAAAAAGTACTGTAGTTTTGAGATACCTCCTCAGCTCACTGGAGTGTGGCGTTACCTGCAGAGCGCATATGAGAGAGAAGAGTTCAGCCAGACCTGTCCAGCCGACATTGAAATTGAGAAAGCCTATCTGAGTGTGGCCAAGAGGAACTGA